In the genome of Arthrobacter alpinus, the window CTTAGGCAACTCGATGAGGGTCTCCCGCGCGTCGCCCACGTGGCTCGTGAGATTTGTGCCAGCCGGCATCGGCAACTGATCCAGCACAAAATCAAGAAGCTCACGCTCAAGCTCCACCGCATGCTGGAGCGATCCGGGCCGCGTCGCCTGGATGTATCTAGCCAGCGTCAGGGCGCCAGCACCGAGGTGTAGCGCGGTGACGGGCTCACCTGCAGGTTTAAGAAGATCAATAGTGTTGGCGATCCGGCGCAGGTATTCGTAGAAGACCTCCTGCGGCTCGGCCACGTTCACGTGCGACTGTTCCGCGCCGTCGATGCTCAACACAAACGCGTTGCTATGCCAGGGATCGGCTTCAATGCTCGCGTGAACTCCGCTGGTGCGCAGGAACCGGCTCGTCACGAGAGTTTGTCCTGAAGCGTTGAGAGGCGCCCGGCCGCTTCCTCGAGCAGGGGGACTTGCTTGCAGAAGGCGAACCGCAAGAGCGAGCGTGTGCGTGCGGCTCCCTCGGGGTGACAGAATACCGGCACCGGGATTGCAGCCACGCCGATGAGTTCCGGCAACCTGCGGGCCAACGCCGTGGCGTCCGTGATGCCCATCCTGGCGGTGTCGGCGTTGATGAAATAGGTCCCTTGGGGCAGGTAAACATCAAACCCGGCCGCGCGGAGTCCTTCTCCGAGAATGTCGCGCTTGCGGGCCAGCGTTGCGGCAGCGTCCGTGAAATAGCTGGTATCCATGCGCAAGCCGGCGGCAATAGCCCCCTGGAACGGGGTACCTGAGGAATAACTCAGGAACTGCTTGACGGTGCGGGCAGCGGCAACCAGCTCAGCCGGGCCGGAAAGCCAGCCGATTTTCCATCCTGTGAAGGAAAAGGTTTTACCGGCGGAGGAAATGGTGAGGGTGCGGTCGGCGGCGCCGGGCAGTGTAGCCACCGGTATGTGCCGGGGGCCAAAGGTCAGGTGCTCGTAGACCTCGTCGGTGAGGATAATGGCGTCATACTTAATGGCCAGGCGCACAACCTCGGCGAGCACGGTCTCGGGGAACATGGCACCTGTGGGATTGTGCGGATTGTTCAGGATGACCATTTTGGTGCGCGGGCTGAAGCTGTTCTCCAACGTGCTTAGGTCCGGCATGAAGTCGGGAGCCAACAGTGCGGCCGTGGTGTGCTTGGCGCCGCTGAGGGCGATCATGGCGCCATAGGAATCGTAGAACGGCTCGAAGGTCAGCACCTCATCGCCCGGCCCCGTCAACGCCAGGACCGCCGCGGCGATGGCCTCCGTGGCACCCGTAGTGATGATGACCTCGGATTCAGGAT includes:
- a CDS encoding aminotransferase class I/II-fold pyridoxal phosphate-dependent enzyme, translated to MSTPWQRTARGANLMGPDGSLGVTIFEEITTLANAHGAINLGQGFPDEDGPAELSRLAQEAIAAGQNQYAPGKGILDLRRAVAEHQERFYGITLDPESEVIITTGATEAIAAAVLALTGPGDEVLTFEPFYDSYGAMIALSGAKHTTAALLAPDFMPDLSTLENSFSPRTKMVILNNPHNPTGAMFPETVLAEVVRLAIKYDAIILTDEVYEHLTFGPRHIPVATLPGAADRTLTISSAGKTFSFTGWKIGWLSGPAELVAAARTVKQFLSYSSGTPFQGAIAAGLRMDTSYFTDAAATLARKRDILGEGLRAAGFDVYLPQGTYFINADTARMGITDATALARRLPELIGVAAIPVPVFCHPEGAARTRSLLRFAFCKQVPLLEEAAGRLSTLQDKLS
- a CDS encoding spermidine synthase; amino-acid sequence: MTSRFLRTSGVHASIEADPWHSNAFVLSIDGAEQSHVNVAEPQEVFYEYLRRIANTIDLLKPAGEPVTALHLGAGALTLARYIQATRPGSLQHAVELERELLDFVLDQLPMPAGTNLTSHVGDARETLIELPKELRFDVIILDIFSGPEAPAHLACADFYKEAAARLAPHGILAVNVGDEPGFTLVTSQSKALQGSMGHVAAYGTSMLFSRRYPGNIILVGKNSPWPDGWAQQLVAAGPHPATVLTGVELDDLTG